The following coding sequences are from one Triticum aestivum cultivar Chinese Spring chromosome 5A, IWGSC CS RefSeq v2.1, whole genome shotgun sequence window:
- the LOC123107915 gene encoding signal recognition particle 54 kDa protein 2-like: MVLAQLGRSISRALAQMGNATVIDEKVLGECLNEISPALLQSDVRKIVNLETLAAGTNKRRIIQQAVFTELCNMLDPGKPVFTPKKGKPNVVMFVELQGQSDSPTNLACLLCLLFYTYY; encoded by the exons ATGGTGCTCGCGCAGCTGGGCAGGAGCATCTCCCGCGCGCTTGCGCAGATGGGCAATGCCACGGTGATCGACGAGAAGGTGCTCGGGGAGTGCCTCAACGAGATCTCCCCCGCGCTCCTGCAGTCTGACGTCCGGAAGATCGTCAACCTCGAGACCCTCGCCGCCGGCACCAACAAGCGGCGCATCATACAGCAG GCCGTCTTCACGGAGCTCTGCAACATGCTAGATCCAGGGAAGCCGGTCTTCACCCCCAAGAAGGGCAAGCCCAATGTCGTCATGTTCGTCGAATTGCAGGGCCAGTCTGACTCACCAACCAACCTCGCCTGCTTGCTCTGTTTATTGTTCTACACCTATTACTGA